In Deinococcus maricopensis DSM 21211, the sequence TTCCGCCTGGCGGTAGTACGCACCCATGTGCGCGAGCGGCACCGGCCCTACGAACGTCACGGCGTCCGCCACGCCCAGCCGCGCGGCGAGCGCGCGCAATTCCGAGGCCTGCGGGCCCTCGCCGATGATGGCGAGGTGCGCGTTGTGCTGCGTGCGCAACTGCCGCAGCGCCTCCAGCACCACCTCGAAGCGCTTCTCGTGCCCGAGCCGCCCCACTGACAGCAGGCGGCGCGTCCCGGCCGGCCAGGGGCCGGACAGCGGCGGCGCCGCTTCCAGCAGGCGCGGGTCGATGCCGGTCGGCACGACCCGCACGGGCCGCGTGACCCCGTACCCCTGCACGACGCGCGCGCTCTCGCTGCTGGGCGCCACGAGCACCTCGGCGGTCTCGTAGAAGCGCCGGGCGAGGCGCTGCACGGCCCGCACGCGGCGGTCCAGGCGCGACAGGCCCGGCACGTAGTGCGTGTACGCCTCGAGGTGCGTGTGGAACGTCGCCACGTGCGGCGCCTCCCAGCGGCTCGCGAGGCGCGCGCCCCACCAGCCCGCCACCCACGGCGTGTGCGTGTGAATCAGGTCAAAGCGGCCCAGCAGGCGCCGCTTGCCGGGCACGGCCATGCGTTGCCGCGGCAGCGCCGGGTTCGTGAAGCTCCGCAGGCGCACGA encodes:
- a CDS encoding glycosyltransferase; the protein is MRPLRVGLFTDVFLPDHNGVSTSVLLLARELRRQGHDAWIITPAVPGYVDTEDCIVRLRSFTNPALPRQRMAVPGKRRLLGRFDLIHTHTPWVAGWWGARLASRWEAPHVATFHTHLEAYTHYVPGLSRLDRRVRAVQRLARRFYETAEVLVAPSSESARVVQGYGVTRPVRVVPTGIDPRLLEAAPPLSGPWPAGTRRLLSVGRLGHEKRFEVVLEALRQLRTQHNAHLAIIGEGPQASELRALAARLGVADAVTFVGPVPLAHMGAYYRQAELFLFGSDTETQGLVLHEAQVMGVPVVAVGAQGTLDGVRNGESGFLVAPGDASGLARHAHELLSSSTLHTAFSAGARSFARASTVEGVTARMLDVYAEAFWRASARPWTDRSPDVTARRSTLLFGRRGS